In the genome of Bacillus sp. S3, one region contains:
- a CDS encoding cob(I)yrinic acid a,c-diamide adenosyltransferase, producing the protein MRIYTRTGDKGKTSIIGGRVDKDDTRVEAYGTVDEVNCFVGQAIQELDQEIFKDVLNDLEKIQHELFDCGGDLANVTEKRETKLHQESIDYLEQKIDEYIAEAPELERFILPGGTKPSASIHIARTVTRRAERLVVKLMKADPKTPELSLMYLNRLSDYFFALARVINCRLQVRDVEYVRSAKVFRDGKRKGDR; encoded by the coding sequence ATGAGAATTTATACAAGAACAGGCGACAAAGGGAAAACAAGTATTATTGGCGGCAGGGTAGATAAAGATGATACAAGGGTGGAAGCATACGGAACGGTTGATGAAGTAAACTGCTTTGTCGGGCAGGCCATTCAGGAACTCGATCAAGAAATTTTCAAAGATGTATTGAATGATCTTGAAAAAATACAACACGAATTATTCGACTGTGGCGGTGATCTTGCAAATGTGACGGAAAAGCGCGAGACAAAGCTTCATCAAGAATCAATTGATTACTTAGAACAAAAAATTGATGAATATATTGCAGAGGCACCGGAACTGGAACGATTTATTTTACCTGGCGGGACGAAGCCTTCAGCCTCCATTCATATTGCAAGGACGGTTACTCGGAGAGCGGAACGATTAGTGGTAAAACTGATGAAAGCAGATCCGAAAACACCTGAATTATCATTAATGTACTTAAACCGCCTTTCTGATTATTTCTTCGCTTTAGCCAGGGTCATAAATTGCCGGCTGCAAGTTCGAGATGTGGAATACGTACGTAGTGCAAAAGTATTCAGGGATGGGAAGCGCAAGGGGGACCGGTAG
- a CDS encoding ECF transporter S component, which produces MKRKLVSWLAMFTALSAVGAAIKIPAIVGSVALDIFPALLAAALLGGGAGAIVAAFGHLLSALAGGFPLGPMHFLIAGEMAVLVWLFGMLYRKSHKISAIVLFILGNAIVAPLPFILLMNIGFYLAIVPSLLVGSIINTGFAIIVIPRLSSLFLVQGVKHEAKL; this is translated from the coding sequence ATGAAACGTAAACTGGTAAGCTGGCTGGCCATGTTTACGGCATTATCCGCTGTAGGGGCAGCGATAAAAATTCCTGCGATTGTTGGCAGTGTCGCATTGGATATTTTCCCGGCCCTTTTAGCAGCGGCCCTGCTTGGCGGGGGTGCTGGAGCCATCGTTGCTGCCTTTGGTCACTTATTATCTGCCCTTGCAGGTGGTTTTCCATTAGGTCCGATGCACTTTTTAATCGCAGGAGAAATGGCTGTGCTGGTCTGGTTGTTTGGTATGCTTTATCGAAAGAGCCATAAGATTTCGGCTATTGTGCTCTTTATCTTGGGAAATGCCATTGTTGCGCCGCTTCCGTTTATTTTATTAATGAATATCGGTTTTTATTTGGCCATCGTTCCATCCTTGCTTGTCGGTTCAATCATAAATACAGGATTCGCAATTATCGTGATCCCGCGTCTTTCCTCCCTGTTCTTGGTTCAAGGTGTGAAGCATGAGGCAAAATTATGA
- a CDS encoding AIR synthase related protein — protein MRDIITVPLAEDALIIACDNSGAIGMKEQDLVHVPYETVAYYSFRVAVMECIAAGGQPISVVLQNFCGNEPWKELVRGIEKGVNELGLQDVFITGSTESNFSMLQSAVGLLVVGRKVLDKKTELLFSDHLKLAIIGLPLVGNEVIAQHDQIVPLCVFQKINNLKDVMVWPVGSKGILSELNQIFVNKRFAADRISSDVDLLKSSGPATCGIVVFSEDQDENIRSIAGRFFHSIELVF, from the coding sequence ATGAGAGATATCATAACTGTCCCGCTTGCTGAGGATGCGCTAATTATTGCTTGTGATAATAGTGGTGCCATTGGCATGAAGGAACAGGATCTTGTTCATGTTCCATACGAAACGGTTGCCTATTATTCTTTTCGAGTTGCGGTAATGGAATGTATTGCAGCAGGGGGACAGCCGATTTCTGTTGTGCTTCAAAACTTTTGCGGAAATGAACCTTGGAAAGAGCTGGTTAGGGGCATCGAAAAAGGCGTAAATGAACTAGGATTACAGGATGTTTTCATTACAGGGAGCACGGAAAGTAATTTTTCCATGCTGCAATCGGCAGTTGGCTTGCTTGTTGTTGGCCGCAAGGTTCTGGATAAAAAAACAGAGCTGTTGTTTTCAGATCATCTGAAACTGGCGATTATTGGCTTACCTTTGGTGGGAAATGAAGTGATTGCCCAGCATGATCAAATTGTGCCACTTTGCGTATTTCAGAAGATAAACAATCTGAAAGATGTGATGGTTTGGCCGGTTGGTTCGAAAGGGATCTTATCCGAGTTGAATCAAATATTTGTTAATAAAAGGTTTGCAGCGGATAGGATCAGCAGCGATGTTGATCTGCTAAAGTCATCTGGTCCGGCAACATGCGGTATTGTTGTTTTTTCGGAGGATCAGGATGAAAATATCAGGAGCATAGCAGGGCGATTTTTCCATTCTATAGAATTAGTCTTTTAG
- a CDS encoding transglycosylase domain-containing protein, whose translation MEKLHPFRDMIIRFWKKKHLTQIILLILLVVLLGTILYFGWLATRANVESLKEGLSQPTVIYDKGGKVASNVATNRTKGVKVAELPKYVPNAVVAIEDERFYEHSGFDVKGIARAFFSNLFAGRITGGGSTLTQQLTKNALLSPERTYKRKAEELFLAVKIEKVYTKEEILQMYINQVYFGSGAWGIANASKKYFNKDVKDISVSEAAMLAGLLHAPNYLDPYKNYDLAIKRRNVVLGKMKELGFISAQEVETAKKEKISLNDGGGSFVERKYPYYVDAVLNEAISKYGVTQEEILTRGYRIYTEMDQNLQAGLEKVYSKNSLFPRGKGNTLVQSGSVLMDPASGGVRALVGGRGEHVFRGFNRATQLRVQPGSTIKPLAVYTPALENGYNYSSELVDEPTTFGNYKPENFSKTFQGKVQLYKALEESLNVPAVWLLNEIGLNKGLDALQRFGIPLEKEDENLAIALGGMSKGVSPLQMANAFTAFPNGGKRQDSHLITKIVGPTGNIIAEREVKTTKVTSKKVADEMTSMLLNVMETGTGKRAHIPGVEIAGKTGSTQLPFGDVSGTKDQWMVGYTRNIVGAIWIGYDQTDREHYLPSSSSSNVVPIFKEIMKESLPYLPDESFHVTSINAQLAGEAATKTSIDEQAKEISKELNENAKKIGSAIKEKAPEWKEGLDKALYTIGKGIDKLVEKVKSISE comes from the coding sequence ATGGAGAAATTACATCCATTTCGAGATATGATTATTCGTTTTTGGAAAAAGAAACACTTGACTCAAATTATTTTATTAATCCTACTTGTCGTACTATTAGGGACCATCCTTTATTTTGGCTGGCTGGCAACAAGGGCAAATGTGGAATCCTTGAAAGAAGGCCTAAGCCAGCCGACGGTCATTTATGATAAAGGCGGCAAGGTGGCGAGCAATGTTGCTACCAATCGGACGAAAGGAGTAAAAGTAGCGGAATTGCCTAAATATGTTCCGAATGCCGTTGTCGCGATTGAAGACGAACGTTTTTATGAGCATAGCGGTTTTGATGTGAAGGGTATTGCCCGGGCCTTTTTCAGTAACTTGTTTGCCGGAAGAATCACGGGCGGAGGCAGTACGTTAACACAGCAGCTGACAAAAAATGCCCTGCTTTCACCAGAGCGCACCTATAAACGAAAAGCCGAGGAATTATTTTTAGCTGTTAAAATTGAAAAGGTTTATACAAAAGAGGAAATTCTGCAAATGTATATCAACCAGGTATACTTTGGCAGCGGTGCTTGGGGAATCGCCAATGCCTCGAAGAAATATTTTAATAAAGATGTCAAGGATATAAGTGTAAGTGAGGCAGCCATGCTTGCGGGACTCCTCCATGCGCCAAACTATCTGGATCCTTACAAAAACTATGATTTAGCGATAAAACGACGAAATGTTGTCTTAGGAAAAATGAAGGAGCTTGGATTCATTTCTGCCCAAGAGGTCGAAACCGCAAAGAAAGAAAAGATTTCACTAAACGATGGCGGCGGCAGCTTTGTCGAGCGAAAATATCCCTATTATGTGGATGCGGTTTTAAATGAGGCGATTTCAAAATATGGAGTCACCCAGGAAGAGATCTTAACAAGAGGATACCGTATCTATACGGAAATGGATCAAAACCTGCAGGCCGGACTTGAAAAAGTATATAGTAAAAACTCTTTGTTCCCAAGAGGAAAGGGAAATACCCTCGTTCAAAGCGGGTCTGTCCTGATGGATCCGGCCTCAGGCGGTGTCAGAGCTCTTGTTGGCGGCAGAGGTGAGCATGTGTTCCGTGGCTTTAACAGGGCGACACAGTTACGGGTCCAGCCTGGCTCAACGATCAAGCCGCTGGCTGTCTATACACCTGCACTGGAAAATGGCTATAACTATTCGTCAGAACTTGTCGATGAACCAACAACCTTCGGAAATTACAAACCGGAAAATTTCTCGAAGACGTTTCAAGGAAAGGTACAACTGTACAAAGCCCTGGAAGAATCGTTAAATGTTCCCGCTGTATGGCTCTTAAATGAAATTGGCTTAAATAAAGGCTTGGATGCGTTACAACGTTTTGGCATTCCTCTGGAAAAGGAAGACGAAAATCTGGCCATCGCCCTTGGCGGCATGAGTAAAGGGGTTTCACCGCTGCAAATGGCAAATGCGTTTACCGCTTTTCCAAATGGCGGCAAGCGGCAGGATAGCCACTTAATTACGAAAATCGTCGGGCCAACAGGGAACATTATCGCTGAACGGGAGGTAAAAACAACAAAGGTAACATCTAAAAAGGTTGCTGACGAGATGACCTCCATGTTGTTGAATGTGATGGAAACCGGGACAGGCAAGCGTGCCCATATCCCTGGTGTAGAAATCGCCGGAAAAACAGGATCAACTCAGCTCCCATTCGGTGATGTCAGCGGTACGAAGGATCAGTGGATGGTCGGATATACACGGAACATTGTCGGGGCCATCTGGATCGGTTATGACCAAACAGACCGTGAACATTATCTGCCAAGCTCGAGCTCATCTAATGTGGTACCGATTTTTAAAGAAATAATGAAGGAGTCATTGCCATACCTACCGGATGAAAGCTTTCATGTGACTTCCATCAATGCCCAGCTTGCCGGAGAGGCCGCAACAAAGACAAGCATTGATGAGCAGGCGAAGGAAATTAGCAAGGAATTAAATGAAAATGCCAAAAAAATTGGGTCCGCGATAAAAGAAAAAGCCCCGGAATGGAAAGAGGGCTTGGACAAAGCGTTATACACAATTGGCAAAGGAATAGACAAATTGGTGGAGAAAGTAAAAAGCATAAGTGAATAG
- a CDS encoding phage holin codes for MINWKVRFRNRNWVIAFVSQLLIVAQMVLAGLNTMGLVDFQLTDAIQSSILTFVNAVFVLLSMLGIVQDPTTKGYGDSVRALKYKDPN; via the coding sequence ATGATTAACTGGAAAGTTCGGTTTAGAAATCGAAACTGGGTCATCGCGTTTGTATCACAGCTTCTCATTGTAGCACAAATGGTGTTAGCAGGTTTAAATACAATGGGTTTAGTTGACTTTCAACTAACAGATGCAATCCAAAGCTCGATTTTAACGTTTGTGAATGCCGTGTTTGTTTTATTGTCCATGTTAGGAATTGTACAGGATCCAACAACAAAAGGCTATGGAGACAGTGTAAGGGCCCTAAAATATAAGGATCCGAATTAA
- a CDS encoding MDR family MFS transporter: MNKMKNYIGQFHPIVWVLLIGTVLTRCSAFMTLPFLSIYLSRHMDISPIIIGLTVGMSPLMATAGGFIGGHLSDRYGRKPVMLISLFMLALVYYGFTIATGQGWFILFNALNGLCTSFFEPTSQALMADVSSKEKRMKIYSLRYTAMNIGASVGPLIGAYLANTSAKLSFGITGTTYLLYGIVLVYFMNKLIIQPEQQQSKKNVSFGDAFRIVKTDKALRYLIIGIILVNMGYVQIDSNLPQILEGSLENGVVIFSMLITINALMVVFLQMPISYVAEKFRVMQVMVVGAMFMAAGLIGFSFVDGWVTAVLAMVLLTFGEILIFPSNSMMIDTLAPEHLRGTYFGAAQFRKIGNFLGPIFGGFLLSHYHGQIMFLVVSIITLGSIIFFTAGNKSRVTTAGKAV; encoded by the coding sequence ATGAATAAAATGAAAAATTATATTGGTCAATTTCATCCGATTGTATGGGTGTTATTAATTGGTACTGTATTAACAAGATGCTCCGCCTTTATGACGCTGCCATTCCTATCAATCTATTTATCGCGGCATATGGACATTTCTCCGATTATCATTGGCTTAACCGTTGGGATGAGCCCATTAATGGCAACTGCAGGGGGTTTCATTGGCGGCCATTTATCAGACCGCTACGGACGAAAGCCGGTGATGCTAATCTCACTATTTATGTTGGCCTTGGTCTATTACGGGTTTACCATTGCAACAGGGCAAGGCTGGTTTATCCTCTTCAATGCACTTAACGGGCTTTGTACATCATTCTTTGAGCCGACCTCCCAAGCCTTAATGGCAGATGTGAGCAGTAAGGAAAAGCGGATGAAGATTTATTCATTACGCTATACGGCCATGAATATCGGGGCATCCGTTGGTCCATTGATTGGTGCCTATTTGGCCAATACCTCTGCAAAACTATCATTTGGCATAACGGGTACGACGTATTTACTCTATGGGATTGTGTTGGTTTACTTTATGAATAAATTGATTATTCAACCTGAACAGCAACAAAGCAAAAAGAATGTATCGTTTGGTGATGCATTTCGGATTGTTAAAACGGATAAGGCGTTACGGTATTTAATTATTGGGATTATTTTGGTCAATATGGGGTATGTGCAAATTGATTCCAATTTACCGCAAATTTTAGAGGGATCGCTTGAAAACGGTGTAGTCATATTTTCCATGCTCATTACCATTAATGCCTTAATGGTTGTTTTTCTGCAAATGCCCATAAGCTATGTGGCGGAAAAATTCAGAGTAATGCAGGTCATGGTGGTTGGTGCCATGTTTATGGCTGCCGGATTAATCGGCTTTAGCTTTGTTGACGGCTGGGTTACGGCTGTTCTTGCCATGGTATTATTGACATTTGGTGAAATTTTGATCTTCCCGTCAAACAGTATGATGATTGATACACTTGCACCGGAGCATCTGCGCGGCACCTATTTTGGCGCAGCTCAATTCCGCAAAATTGGAAACTTTCTTGGACCGATTTTTGGCGGATTTCTACTCAGTCATTACCACGGTCAAATCATGTTCTTGGTGGTTTCGATTATCACCCTAGGAAGCATCATCTTCTTTACAGCCGGGAATAAATCAAGAGTAACAACCGCCGGAAAGGCTGTTTAG
- a CDS encoding spore germination protein, which yields MLKKKQKKRQNDNYRQQQDPQKPEELSVLRNYKDNLNRIKGELGNSTDLAFREFQFNRIKGFCIYMDGLADQEMISDFFMESLLKGDIDLTLHDAFQCLADKVVSIGNIQIITDWNQIYDNLLYGNSLFFLDGYCKVISVETKGWEKRSITEPSTQLSIRGPKDSFTETLRTNTALIRRRITSPNLWLETMKIGKVSQTDVGIMYLKGIANEKIVQEVRERLNRIDIDSIQASGYIEQLIEDQSWSTFPTTYHSERPDVISSHILEGRVALLVDGTPFVVSAPAIFIQFFQAPDDYYSRFDISTGIRLLRILSFFIALIGPALYIAMTTFHQEMIPTSMAIAIAAQRENVPFPAFIEALIMEILFEILREAGLRLPRAVGQAVSIVGALVIGQAAVQAGIVSPVMVIVVSLTAIANFATPSFAMAIAARLIRFVLMGLATVLGFYGIMLGLMFMAIHLCSLRSFGIPYMMPLAPFNIHNQQDVFVRFPIWAMKNRPMFISKGNIVRSGGNQKPSPPKPEDNNQSSNGES from the coding sequence ATGTTGAAAAAGAAACAAAAAAAGAGACAAAACGATAATTACCGGCAACAGCAAGACCCTCAAAAACCGGAAGAATTATCCGTTCTCAGGAATTATAAAGACAATTTAAACAGAATTAAAGGCGAGTTGGGAAACAGTACGGATCTGGCCTTCCGCGAATTTCAATTTAACCGGATCAAAGGGTTTTGTATTTATATGGATGGCTTAGCGGATCAAGAAATGATCAGTGACTTTTTTATGGAATCTTTATTAAAAGGTGATATCGACCTTACACTTCATGATGCCTTTCAATGTTTAGCTGATAAAGTGGTAAGTATAGGGAATATTCAGATTATTACGGACTGGAATCAAATTTATGATAATCTGCTGTACGGAAATTCCTTGTTTTTTTTAGATGGCTATTGCAAAGTAATAAGCGTCGAAACAAAAGGGTGGGAAAAGCGCTCGATCACCGAACCTTCCACCCAATTATCGATTCGCGGTCCAAAGGATTCCTTTACAGAAACGCTACGAACAAATACCGCTTTAATCCGCAGAAGAATTACAAGTCCAAATTTGTGGTTAGAGACAATGAAAATTGGCAAGGTATCACAAACGGATGTAGGAATTATGTATCTGAAAGGAATTGCGAATGAAAAAATTGTTCAAGAGGTAAGGGAACGATTAAATAGAATTGACATAGATTCCATCCAGGCCTCAGGCTATATTGAACAGTTGATAGAAGATCAATCCTGGTCAACCTTTCCGACTACGTATCATTCGGAACGTCCGGATGTTATCTCATCACATATTCTCGAAGGACGGGTTGCGCTGCTTGTGGACGGGACACCGTTTGTTGTATCTGCTCCGGCAATTTTTATTCAATTTTTTCAGGCTCCGGATGATTATTATTCACGGTTTGATATCTCAACGGGAATCCGGTTATTAAGAATATTGTCCTTCTTTATTGCTTTAATTGGGCCGGCATTATATATTGCGATGACCACCTTTCACCAGGAGATGATCCCAACTTCGATGGCAATTGCGATTGCAGCCCAACGTGAAAATGTTCCATTCCCTGCATTTATTGAAGCATTAATCATGGAAATTCTCTTTGAAATTTTAAGGGAGGCCGGCTTGCGTTTACCAAGAGCGGTTGGGCAGGCTGTTTCGATTGTCGGCGCCCTTGTGATTGGTCAAGCTGCAGTCCAGGCAGGGATTGTGTCACCTGTTATGGTTATCGTTGTCTCGCTAACGGCGATTGCCAATTTTGCAACACCAAGCTTTGCCATGGCGATTGCGGCAAGATTAATCCGCTTTGTCCTAATGGGTTTAGCGACGGTATTGGGTTTCTATGGGATCATGTTAGGCCTGATGTTTATGGCGATTCATTTATGCTCACTAAGGTCATTTGGGATTCCTTACATGATGCCATTAGCACCATTTAATATTCATAATCAACAGGATGTGTTTGTCCGCTTTCCGATCTGGGCAATGAAAAACAGACCGATGTTTATTAGTAAAGGAAATATCGTAAGATCTGGGGGGAACCAAAAACCAAGCCCACCGAAACCGGAGGACAATAATCAATCTTCCAACGGTGAATCATGA